The window TTGGGCTTGGTGGAGGAAGTCGACATGGCGGTGAAGGCGTGGTCGCCGAGGGGTCGATGTGAAGTACTCTCTTCGTCCGAGAAAGAATGCAATTATAGGATTCAAAAATTGACCAAGAAAGAATGCAATTCTAGAATACACCACTCAGCATGGGACCCactaattgaaaaaaaaatcactgaCAGGGAGCTGATGGTCTCTAAGCCACGCACGTGGGACTGGCATCACAGTAAAACAAGTGCAGCTCATGGAATAAAAAAGCGCCTGCACCCGATGCTTTTTTTCGCTGCCGCTCCCTACCCCAAATATTCCAGAGTTTGTTTGAATCACTGCATATTTGAAGTATACTGTACAGTAGGGGTATATATGTCATTTTACCTTTTTATTGGTTTGCGTGAGGAAAGCTAAAGTTGCATCGTTCCCGGACAGAGGAAGTAGCAGGGTATTGTGGGGGCGCGCTGTTGCACGGCAATTGTTGGATTGCGTGCCCGGCGAGCTTCCTCTCTTTTTATTGTTGCACTgcacaaggagggcccacagcCATAGACAGCCATAGACATGACCGGCGGAGTGACGTGGGGAGATTCGGTCCTCTGACCCATTTGGGGATCAAAGCCATTAACCAACATATTGTTGAATCTtaaaaaaggtaaaaaaaatgataagATGTCATAAATACGAGAATGGTTTGCACCATtttcatccttttcttttcatGATCACCCCCTCATCTTCATGCTGCATTTCTCTGCTATCGTAGTTTTCAATAATGGACAGAGGGTCTCAGCTTTTTGATCCTCGCGTCCACGCATATAAAGAATGTTTGGCTTGTGTTGCCAAAGCTAAAATTTGCTCTAACTATGAAATTTGGACCACATTTAGTTGGATGCCAAAATTGGTCTTTCTAAACAAATTTGGTATGCCATGCGAAGGAGGCAGGCAACATTCATTATATTTATAAGAAACAAGAAGTGCCGCTGATTATATTTGAAATAAAGAACTTTGTGGTATCATGTATTAATTCTCAAACCAATGCAGGGAAACTTGGACACTTCGGTAGAAACTAAAAATATAATGACTAGTTGGTCTTTTTTTTACGACACTAGTTTGCCTTATTGTGTATTCTGCGAATCAATAACAATAATGACAATCTCAAACATAATCTGCATAGTAGCATCCCTCCTCTTGTGATCACTGAATCAAAACCATCACTCTTAAGAACTAGCTAGCTAATAACCAATTGCGTTGCTCCGATTGCAGCAGTGACATTAAGTATTCGTCTTTGATTCCTGCAACTTCACTGCACACATCGCCCATCCTCATTCGTTGTCTTGGCAGCTCCACGCAGCATAAAAGGCCTATTTTGACGAGTGGGATAATGCAGCCATGCATCCAAGCTTCAGCACAATTTTGTTCTCCAGAATCAGAACCAGTATTACTGAGTTCTTGTAGCAAATTAGCATCCAAAATCTCGCAGATCCTTTCTGGAAACACGGCATACACAAATTTGTGGAGGTTTAAGCCATCCTTGAATATTTCATCAGTTGGTCTCTTTCCAGTGATCAATTGTAGCAGCAGTACTCCATAGCTATAGACATCGCCTTCAGttgtattcttgacgcccatgGCATACTCTAGATTGATGTGATGGTCACTAAATTAGAGGTATATATAAAATAACTCGAAATAGATAGATACAAGCATAAAATGGCAAGCATGGTTTTATAGATGCTCAGTGACTAACCTGGTGCAATATATCCGATTGAACCAATAGGTCCACATGACATTGTTGAGCTGTTTTGCTGCACGGATGAGCTTGTATTCAGAAATTTTGTCAATCCAAAGTCAGCAACATGTGCTGTCATGTCATAATCCAATAGAATATTGCTTGGCTTTAGATCACAATGAACCAATGCAGGCACACAACGGTTATGCAGATAATCTAAAGCATATGCGACATCCATGGCTATGTTTATCCTTTGCCCAAGACTTAATGGCCCCTCTCCAGATCCATATGTTGTTGGATGGATCCACTTCTCTAAATTACCATTTGGCATATATTCAAAGATGAGAGCTTTAAACTCCTTCCCGCTGTAATCGATGGTAGAACACAAGGTGATGACGTTGATTAGATTCCGGTGGCGAATTCTTTTCAGGACGTTGCATTCATCACAAAAGCTCTTCACTGCTCCATGTTGCTCAAGATTGAACACTTTAACTGCTACAGGAAGAGCAGCAATGTCCAATACAGCCTTATATACTGCCCCGAACCGACCCATCCCAACCAAATTCTCAGGTGAGAAATTGTTTGTTccgttgaaaatgtcagcataAGATACTTTCTTCAGCTTCCTGTTACTGATGAAAATCCTTTGAGGTTGTCTTCTCCTCTTAGTGAAAAATAACCACAATAGACATAGCAATGAAACCAAGGAAAAAATACCAAGTGGAAGAACAATCTTCATGATATGAGATATCCCTTTTCCACTCGAGTTAAATGTCAAGCAAGGTGGCAACCCATGTATTGTAGTAAATGCACATAACATCTTATTTCCTTGAAGAGATACCTCAGCTGTACTATTGAAAGGACTTCCAATTGGAACTGGCCCGCTAAAATCATTGAAAGACAGATTCAAGTATCGCAATGAAGTATACAATCCGAAGAAACTTGGAATGGGTCCAGATAACTGGTTTTGAGAGAGGTCCATTTCCTCAATGCCTTTCAAGTTTCTGAAGGAGTCAGGAATGCCCCCATCAAGGGAGTTCCGATCCAATTTCAGGGATTGCAAAAGCACACATTGTCCTATTGAAAATGGAACTTTTCCTGGCAGCAGGTTTCCCGAAAGATATAACTGTCCAAGATTGATAAGACTCCCAACCTGTGATGGTATGGAACCACTAATGAGGTTGTGGGATAAGTCCAATCCGCGTGAAAGTGATGAGAGTCTAAAGAGTTCTACTGGTATGTTTCCATCAAGTCTGTTAGAggacaagtttagaatcaacaAATTTTTGCAGCCTTCTAAAGTGGATGGTATTGTCCCCTCTAATTCATTATTGTCCAGGTACATTTCCTCCACCTGGTCAAGATTACCGATAGAATTTGGAATGACACCTGTAAGCTTATTTCTTGCCAAGCTTAGAGAACCCAATTTGTGAAGATTGCCAATGGTTGAAGGAATACTTCCAGTTAACTGATTCTGGTCTGCATAAAGCAATGTCAGGTTCTTAAGGTTCCCTATGCTAGAAGGTATGCTTCCTGAAAAATTGTTCTTGCTTAACCATAACCAGTTCATATTTATCGTAAAATTGCCAACTGATTCAGGCAGGCTTCCTGTGAACTTATTGTCATCTAAGAGCAATTTGACCAGATTGCTGCAATTTATGAGAGGGGAAAGAGAGCTCCAAACTTGTCCTTCGAGGTGATTCACACCTATGTCCAATTCCTTCAGCATAGTCAAGGTCCCTAATTTAGGAACTAACCCATGGAATGAGTTCACCCCTAGATCAAGGACTTCAAGACTAGATGCATTAACCAATGAGGATGGAATCGGACCCTCAAATCTGTTTGCTTGTAGTATCAATGTGCTAATGGAAGGTAGAAGGAGACCAATGTTCCATGGAAGTTTTCCAGCAAAGGAGTTATTACCAATGCTTAGAAAAGTTAATGATGACATATTATAAATACAATATGGTACCAAGCCTGACAGCTTATTGATGCTTATATCCAATATTTCAAGTTGCAACATGCCCAAACTATCAGGTATGCTACCAACGAGGTTGTTGCCACCAAGGTACAACATCAAAAGGGAAGAAAAATTTGCCAGGGGTACAGGGATGCTTCCTGAAAGGCTGTTATCGCCCAAGGTAAGGGAAAAAAGAGGTGATGACACTGAACTGACAGATGGTATAGCTCCAGTGAAATTATTGCGTGTAAGATCAAGCATCACGAGGGATGAGCTATTGAACAATTCTGGAGGAATCATGCCGCTAAGACCATTATATGGGAGTACTAGGTATTGCAGAGATTGGCTGTTTGTTATATTATGTGGAATTCCTCCAGTAAGGTAGTTTTGGCCTAGATTAACATAGGTAATAGATGGCGTAGTGCCTAATGAGTCAGGGACGTTACCGACAAAGTTATTTCCTGACAGAATCAATGCTTGGAGGGCAGGGAGTGTCCCAACCCATGTAGGAATTCTTCCTTGGAGCTTGTTGCTACTGAAATGGATGAACTTGAGTTTGGAGCATCGGCTAAGGTTTGAAGGGATCTCACCTGAGAGTGAATTGTTCCAGAGGCTGATTTCCTCGAGGCTAGACAATGATGACAAAGCTGCAGGTATCGTGCCATCGAGTGAATTCATACTTAGGTTCAGCTTTCTAAGCCTCTTCAGGCCACCAATTTCATAGGGTATGGCACTGTGGAGATGATTATCAGATAGGTCAATGGCTGTGAGGAAAGAGAGGTTGGCTATACTGAGTGGTATCTGACCAACAAGGCCCTTGGAGTGCAAGTCCAGTGCAATGACACGATTAGTGTGCCTTTTACTGCATGTGATTCCTTGCCACTTGCAGAAATTGGCAGAATCATTGTTCCATGAGGCCAATGCTCCAAGAGGATCATTGGAGAGCTGCAGCTTGAAAGATAGGAGAGCTTGTCTGGCATCCGAGAATTTTTCGGTGATTGCAATTGAAGATGGCAAGGTGCAGAGTAGGATGAAGAAGACATGAACTGAAATAGAGAAGTGTTGGTGAAGATTTATGAACAGACCAGCCATGTTCTTTTGTTATTCTGTATTTGGATGACTAATGGGAGGAATGGTCTGTGCCTTGGTTACTATGAGTTTCTATCACTATATATAATACTTTAGTTGGTGCAGGGAGACACAAGTTGGAATGACCCGTTAGTGCTCCACAATGTAACCACATTATCACTTGGTACAACATTCGAGCTTTATGGAGTGGTCACTAGTGGTTGCTTCATGGCTGCTACGTACTGGACGAAGACTTGGAAGTCAGTGCTGGAAAACATGTTAGCTTAAACTTATTAATTTTATACCTTGTACCAGGTGTAATCGGCCTAGCTATTTGTGTCAAAGCATAAGGAATAATGTCAAGGAGGACTAAATAAATACACTTGAATCATCCCCATACATGATATTCCAGATCAGATTTAACATCGAAATTACATTTATGCAATATGAGAGCCAATATTTTCCACGGTAAAAAAAGAGCCAATATATATATGGCAATGTGGGCAGAGGAGCTGGCAGCATGGTCCAGTTTTCGGAGTGCTTTTAGACGATTTAAGTAGCATCATCACAAAGGTAGTGTGAATGGCTGGTGATTTGTCAAGTCTCTTTTGCTCTGGCCCCAATGGCCACTACAAAGACTTTGCTGGCAGTCTACCACTATATGTGATTGTTATGGTTCGATGTAACTATCCGGAGGCAAAGCATCCATCATCCCTAGGTGTTCATCACAATCAGAGGATAACCATGACCGCACAATCGAACACCATCCATCATCCCTAGTGGCTAGTGCTTTTGTCGTCCAATTCAAATAAGTCGGCGCGAGTATGTGCTGAACGACAAAAGGACACCATGATGGCTTACAGCAGAGGTGTGACGGAGATTGGGTACCTACTATTCAAAGACTTTGACCTGTTTGGAGTCGTTTCTTGGAAGCGACTACCCAATGCGCGTGAATCCAAAGAAACAAACAAGAGTGGAACAAAGAATTGCATTCAGACAATGACTTGTTTGAGTGGTCTCTTGCGGGTTGTCTTGTACAGGGTGAGCGGAATTATCAGCACCCACAAAGCTACCTGCAAGTAGTACAGGAATTATTGCCGCATTTCCACCGAGGAAAGACACAGGAAGGAACGACGacctgtgtgtgtgtgggattTATAGGGTGTGCCCACGGCTAGGTTGGTTTTCGCAATGCAACATGAGAGAATGGCTACCGCCGCCGCATGCTGGAGCAAGCTTGCGCGTTCTTGGAGCATCATCGTCTTGTTGGTGGCGGTGGCATTGGCCATGGCGCCGATCGCCCATCAAAGCGATGACCATTCGACAAACATGACAGATCAAAAGGCCTGGTGAGTGAAAACTTATCTCAAACCACCACCGTATgtttcatttatgtaataaatttaaatttaaaatatataaattttaattcTAGTATCTAAATTAAATTCTGATTGTATTGTTATTTTTATAAGAAGATCACGCTTAAGAATATCTAGATaacattttttagaatttttttaaatcAATCTGGAACCTTTTTGACCATTACGAAGAAATTGTCAAACCTTTAATTTAAAACAAGTGGCATGTCCTTATTTTGAATGACCACATCACGAAGTGCgaataatttaaaaacaagaGTAGTGGTTTCTTGCGGACCAGGTGGCATTGTATATGTTGAGTGGAATTATTAGTGCGCACGAAACTACCTAGTGGGGGGCGGAATTATTGCATTTCCACCAAGCGAAGACACAAGGAGGAATTTCTAGGGTGTGGAATTTATAGGGGACGCCCACGGCTGGGTTAGTTTTCAGAACTTGACTACTTGAGATAATACAATGGCTACCGGGGCCGCGCGCTGGAGCAAGCTTACGCGTTCGTCGAGCATCATCGTATTGTTGGTGGCCGTGGCATTGGCAATGGCGCCAATTGCCCATCAAAGTGATGACCTTACGAGAAACACGACAGATCAAAGGCCTGGTGAGTAGTCCAAAACTTGTAGATTGAATGAGTTCCTACTAATGCATTCGTCTATGTGCCTACTATATATTCCACGGAACCACGACCTGAATCTGGCATGAGCAAGTTTAATTTGGTACAATATCGCAAATTTGGGTCTCTAAATAACTTCTAGTACTAGTACATACCTACGTACCACTATCATAACGGTAGTAGTTCCTATATCTTAGAAGTCTCCTAGCAATCTAATTAAGTTaatttttgtaattaattttttgaaattttcggTAGTTGACATAGGAAGAATTACTCATTTGCACACATTTATCAGCTACTTTaattagagaaaaaaaattcttgtATGCCATTGGAAATTGTAGGTAGAATAGATTGTGTATAATGGATGGATTTATTAGCCTGAGTCTTGGGGCTGCATATATATGGGTATATGACTTATAGAGTAAGGAGATTGTCCTACATATATACTCGGTCTACAGATATCCCCCATAGTCACATCAGAAGCATCGCAGATGGTGAGACTAGAGAGAAGTTGGTGAGCTGACATCCCCTGTAGTCACAACGGTCAGTGTGTCGTAAATGTCGTGGCTGCAGTGGAAACCACAAGGTTGCTTAAGTAGACGGTAGCCCTTTGTGCCAATGTTGAGGTAGACTCAGCATGCTGGTGAATAGCTATTGTTGAAGATGCTATGTGCGGGATAGTAGTCGAGGATGATGAAGTCAAAGTAGCCGCATATGAAGCCGTGGAAGCACGAGGGTGCGCCAAAGATGGTGGCGCAAATGAGAAGGCACCGTAGATGAAGATGGAGACATGTCGAGGCAGTCGAGGAAATCGTCGTGGGAGATGTCAAAGTCGATGCAGTTAGGCCATCGGGCGAGGCATTCCTGGGTTTTCCAAGCTTGGGAACGCATCGGGGACGACAGGCACGCACCGATGTTGCCAAGATCGGACGTGCAAGGTAGGGTGCACAACCAGACACTGTCGTCTGCCggaccagcagagaaggcctccacAGCGGTCATAGGTGCAGAAGAATGGCTGGGTAGAAAATGTCAACGCATCCTACTATTGCTGGAGTTGATGAAGTAATTGGGGAGGAGACAACGATGTTGGTGATGGGGTTGAGCTCAAAGCAAGGAGGTGAACGCAGACTGACCAACACAAGGTAGAATGCTCCGGATAACACGGCAGCAATGCTCGAAGGAGACGGCGAAGAACTCGAACAACTTGATGAAGACCATGCGTAGGGCGTAGCGTTGTATAGTTAACGACGAGGTCGTGGATGTGGTCTGTGGCAGTAAGGATGCAATAGTGAAGGAGAGACCACGGGTGGCTCCGCTACTGCCCGAAGAGGTGATGCAGCAGCAGCCCTCCATGCTTAGGGAAGAGGCGCACACGATGAGGATGGATATCACGGGAGCCGGGTGAATCACACACGTTAGCTTATTAGACCGAGTGTGTGAGAGGAAAGGTGACGATGGATGAAGTACGTGGAGACGTCCCGATTGGTGCAGGCGACAATGAGCTAGCTAAGATCGATGTGTGGACAAAGTGGCGAGGATGGCGGTGCAAACGGATGTCCCCTAGGATGCCTTCCATATGGCCATGCTGCATAGTCGAATGCGAGGAAGAAGGCAGTGAAATTGACTCCAACATCGAGGTAGAGGTGCGAGCTTGACAAGCGGTGGGTGACTCAAAACCGATAGCAAATCGGGAAAACCAAAAATAAgagatacaacaacaacatttCGTGGAGAACTTTCGGATGCGCCTAGCATAGACCCTCACCCTCAATATCTTTCTTTAACTTCCTACTAAGGTCAACAACCACAGCGTGAGAGAGGGATAGAGCCAGAGGAAAAGAGAGGGGGCAATCTGGAGGGAGCTGAAAATCACAACGGGGAGGAGATGGGGCGAAGTGGAGCGGAGGTAGCTCGACAGCATTGTGGAGGAGCAGGTGGCTCGAGGAGCAGAAGTGACACATGAGCGAGTCAAAGCGGTTGAAGATAGCGGTGACATGGCAGAGCTTGCGGAGGAGAAGCCCCAGGCAGTCGGCAGCAGTGGCGACATCATGCCACCCCTCGCATATCCTCATCCTCCTCACCCATCGGCCAACCGCCCAGAGGCCCGATCCGGAGCCCTAGTGTCGTTATGGTAGGGACCAACCAAGAGGCACCGCCGGTGAATCAATCGGCGATTGGATCGTAGGACCTGCTCAGTCCTGTGCTCGTCTTCCATGTCGCATGTTGAGGAGCAGGAAGGCCACTACCACGGTTAGGGGAGCCTGGTCCAGCGATGCCGAGCGAAGGAGGGAGGACAAGGCTAGCCCGCGGACGACGACACTCGGGTGTGTTCCTCATGATGTGCTACTGCTTGATGATGATGGTGGCAGATTAGATCAATCTGCCGCAACACCTAGAGGAACGACAGTTCATGGGATGTGTTGGAAAGAGGTGGAGGTACTCCCCTGGCGGAGATCAACATATCCATGAGGGCGCTGGAAGCAAGACAGGGGATGGCTGGCGGCACCCGGAGGATGAGGGTATGGTTAATAGCGGAAGGTTAGGGTTTGGTGACTAGGATTAGAACCTAAACTCGTGATGCCATGTAGGAAGAATAGATTATGTATACTGGATAGATTTATTAGCTTGAACCTTGGAGCTGAATATGTAGGGGTACATGACCTGGTCtacctaatatactctaacataaATTATAACCCTCCCTTCtatgtgtaaggatcaccggggtgtccgatcctagagggggtgaatagggtcgctaatcgctttttaacctagggctcaaactacttgcataagataaacctaatacgtcctatacatgctagttatgactaaggtttaactttgctattctctacttaccccaaaatacttgcaacctatagccaatcctaaacaaactaactaggaaagtaaaggcacgcaagataaagtaaatgcggaaacgtaatatggtaagtaaagaggtaagtgcaagagggatgcaaactcccgattagacacggtcatgtaacgtggttcggcacaaacgcctacgtccacgggacaccgagactcttccgatcaccgtcttgcactatgccaccaaggcgatgccggcaagcaaaggcaagtgctcacaagacaccgagtctcgtgcaccaccaccgtctctctcggtcacccagccaaaatccactacggagcttctccaccaaggagggggtctcctcttcccccgcacaaagtgtcgttgccactccacaccaagtcggagggtcacacgacggatcacaaggattgcttactgcagcaagacttctctcaagggagctctcgcaagaacttaTCCCTATTACAAgtactaagcactctcacaagtgtgcttaagactatatgatgtacaatgaagctctatggtggttggagatgatctatggctcttgtatacttccttggtatccagcacactcaaatgagccgtggggtggcatatatatagcccacacaccccaaactagccgttggaaaaaggctgacaaaaagcgctatcaccggt is drawn from Panicum virgatum strain AP13 chromosome 1N, P.virgatum_v5, whole genome shotgun sequence and contains these coding sequences:
- the LOC120655743 gene encoding probable LRR receptor-like serine/threonine-protein kinase At3g47570 translates to MAGLFINLHQHFSISVHVFFILLCTLPSSIAITEKFSDARQALLSFKLQLSNDPLGALASWNNDSANFCKWQGITCSKRHTNRVIALDLHSKGLVGQIPLSIANLSFLTAIDLSDNHLHSAIPYEIGGLKRLRKLNLSMNSLDGTIPAALSSLSSLEEISLWNNSLSGEIPSNLSRCSKLKFIHFSSNKLQGRIPTWVGTLPALQALILSGNNFVGNVPDSLGTTPSITYVNLGQNYLTGGIPHNITNSQSLQYLVLPYNGLSGMIPPELFNSSSLVMLDLTRNNFTGAIPSVSSVSSPLFSLTLGDNSLSGSIPVPLANFSSLLMLYLGGNNLVGSIPDSLGMLQLEILDISINKLSGLVPYCIYNMSSLTFLSIGNNSFAGKLPWNIGLLLPSISTLILQANRFEGPIPSSLVNASSLEVLDLGVNSFHGLVPKLGTLTMLKELDIGVNHLEGQVWSSLSPLINCSNLVKLLLDDNKFTGSLPESVGNFTINMNWLWLSKNNFSGSIPSSIGNLKNLTLLYADQNQLTGSIPSTIGNLHKLGSLSLARNKLTGVIPNSIGNLDQVEEMYLDNNELEGTIPSTLEGCKNLLILNLSSNRLDGNIPVELFRLSSLSRGLDLSHNLISGSIPSQVGSLINLGQLYLSGNLLPGKVPFSIGQCVLLQSLKLDRNSLDGGIPDSFRNLKGIEEMDLSQNQLSGPIPSFFGLYTSLRYLNLSFNDFSGPVPIGSPFNSTAEVSLQGNKMLCAFTTIHGLPPCLTFNSSGKGISHIMKIVLPLGIFSLVSLLCLLWLFFTKRRRQPQRIFISNRKLKKVSYADIFNGTNNFSPENLVGMGRFGAVYKAVLDIAALPVAVKVFNLEQHGAVKSFCDECNVLKRIRHRNLINVITLCSTIDYSGKEFKALIFEYMPNGNLEKWIHPTTYGSGEGPLSLGQRINIAMDVAYALDYLHNRCVPALVHCDLKPSNILLDYDMTAHVADFGLTKFLNTSSSVQQNSSTMSCGPIGSIGYIAPEYAMGVKNTTEGDVYSYGVLLLQLITGKRPTDEIFKDGLNLHKFVYAVFPERICEILDANLLQELSNTGSDSGEQNCAEAWMHGCIIPLVKIGLLCCVELPRQRMRMGDVCSEVAGIKDEYLMSLLQSEQRNWLLAS